Part of the Brevibacillus brevis genome is shown below.
TGCCTCTACAGAAGCAGAGGTGGCAAAAGATTACGTGGCGGCCATTCGTTCTGTGCTCCTCGAAGACGGCAATCCCCCACTCGATCTACCGGGCATACGTGTTTATGAAAATGCTAGAGCCATTCAGGCTTCCCTCGAACGATGCCTGAGTAAAAAAGGGGCCCTCTCTGCTCAAAAACCTAATCAGAATTTTCGATAAATTGGATGATTTTGAAGAGCAATATGCTACCGTGATGCGCTGGTCCAAACCGATTCACCACGTTGCCGGGATCTTGAATCCAAGCATAGATAAACGAAGTGAAACGGTTCGATTTCATATGCAGCATCTGTTAGATTGGGTTGAACAGACGTACACCAGCAAAGACGACTTGCCAATGGTTGCAAATCTGAAAAGCTACTCCCGGGGGTTTTGGAAAGGCCTGTTTACGTGTTACGACCATCCGCATGTCCCACGAACGAACAACGACCATGAGCGCTTCTTCCGCCAGACGAAGACCCGGCATCGACGGATGACGGGTCTGAGAAGTTGGAACGAATATATCCTCCGAAGTGGTGAAATGGTCGTATTTGTCGATGACGCACTTCACCAGAGTAATGTGTTAAGTAGACTTCAGTCTGTAAACTACCTTGATTTTAAAAATGAACGCCTGCGTTGGTCTGCTCGTTTGAGTGAAGCTACCAAACGCAGACGATTCCGAACGAATACAAGTGTGTACCTGGAACAGGCCGAAAATGCTTACTGTATGTTAATTGGTCAGTCGTAGAAAAAAAATGCCTCCCAGCAGCGCCGGGAAGCGGATGATGATGCTTGGAGGAGTTTCATCGCGTCGAGTACAGTACATAGTACGCTGGGAGCAAGGCAGTTGATGTAGACATATCCCCAATAACCCGGCATCCAGGAGCCCTTTTTTTCCCCGTTTGCTATCCTCCTGGGGTCGGGCAACCGGATAGTCCGGTCAAAATGCGTGCTTGATGTGATCAAGACTGCATTCGGTGATAGACTTGTCCCCCCTCGAACAATGAATCGCAATGACGTCAAACCGGAAGGACGGAATATGCCGAGAATCGTTCTGTAAATACTCTAAGGCCAGTTCCCTCAGCTTCTGCCTTTTTCTCCACGTGACCGATTCAGCAGCTGTGCCGAATACCTGCCCGCTCCTCGTCCGAACCTCCACGAACACGAGTTCCTCTCCGTCGATCGCTACGAGATCAATCTCTCCGCGCCGCGTACGAATATTGCGCCCAACGATTTCATATCCGCTCTGTAGAAGATAGGCCTCTGCCATCCTCTCTCCCCGCTGTCCCAGTGCAGCTCGGCTGTCGCTCACCCGTTGCTTTCCCCTCCTTTGTCCAGACGATATACGAAAGCGAGGACTTCTGCGACGACCTGATACAACTCAGGCGGAATTTGCTGGTTGAGATCCAGCTTACCCAATACCTCTACCAGCGACGGGTCTTCCTGTACCGGGATGTGGTTTTCCTTTGCCGCCTTCAAAATATTTTCGGCTACGTACCCCTTCCCTTTCGCCACCACCTTGGGAGCTTCCATGGTACCTGCCTGATACTTGAGTGCGACCGCCTGCTTTCGTTTGCTTTCCGATTCCTTGGGCTGACTCATACCCGCAGATCCACTCCTTTGTACTCAGCCAGCCATGTCTCTTTGACTCCGGCAGCGGCAGACGACTTCGCACGCTGTTCGGGAATGGATTGGACCCGAACGGCAGAAAGCTGGTAGCCGATGTCCTGCAGCTGCTGTGCAAAGCGGTCCTTCATCCCGTGCACAATCGGTTCTACCCAGGAGGTATCGTTGAATATTTGCAAATTGACGATTCGATTGACAATACTGACATCGATCATGGTCGTACCCATGGTCTTCAAGTCGAGGTGGAAAAAAAGCCGGCAATTTTCTGCGTCGATCTGTCCGCCGCCTCTTTTTTTCGATTCGATCTGAACGTAAGCCGTATCCTCCCCTTGAGCGGAACGT
Proteins encoded:
- a CDS encoding transposase, coding for MDDFEEQYATVMRWSKPIHHVAGILNPSIDKRSETVRFHMQHLLDWVEQTYTSKDDLPMVANLKSYSRGFWKGLFTCYDHPHVPRTNNDHERFFRQTKTRHRRMTGLRSWNEYILRSGEMVVFVDDALHQSNVLSRLQSVNYLDFKNERLRWSARLSEATKRRRFRTNTSVYLEQAENAYCMLIGQS
- a CDS encoding YraN family protein, with the translated sequence MSDSRAALGQRGERMAEAYLLQSGYEIVGRNIRTRRGEIDLVAIDGEELVFVEVRTRSGQVFGTAAESVTWRKRQKLRELALEYLQNDSRHIPSFRFDVIAIHCSRGDKSITECSLDHIKHAF
- a CDS encoding EscU/YscU/HrcU family type III secretion system export apparatus switch protein — its product is MSQPKESESKRKQAVALKYQAGTMEAPKVVAKGKGYVAENILKAAKENHIPVQEDPSLVEVLGKLDLNQQIPPELYQVVAEVLAFVYRLDKGGESNG